One Microlunatus soli genomic window carries:
- a CDS encoding MerR family transcriptional regulator — protein MDGMRISQLAARSGVPVSTLRYYEAEGLLPASRAGNGYRVYDESAVGRLAFITQAKSLSLPLSEIRDLVTARDAEPCRAIRTRYRPLLAQHAEQVQERIDQLRDLQAMITGAQQHLDTIPDRDAPCDADCSFLNDPPTTPTATEPFMITIDPPVDIACTLDGDGYAERAAGWRSLIADAPASTAEDGLRFRLPVSLLPTATELAVAEQQCCPFFGIGFDLHGSQFDLTVSAPPEAAAKLAQVFGGAAS, from the coding sequence ATGGACGGGATGAGGATCTCGCAGCTGGCCGCGCGTTCGGGTGTGCCGGTTTCGACACTGCGCTACTACGAGGCCGAAGGACTGTTGCCGGCTTCGCGGGCCGGCAACGGCTATCGGGTGTACGACGAATCGGCGGTGGGCCGATTGGCGTTCATCACCCAGGCCAAGTCGCTCTCGCTGCCGCTGAGCGAGATCCGTGATCTGGTGACCGCTCGGGACGCCGAGCCGTGTCGCGCGATCCGCACGCGGTATCGGCCGCTGTTGGCACAGCACGCCGAACAGGTGCAGGAACGCATTGATCAACTCCGCGACCTGCAGGCCATGATCACCGGCGCGCAACAGCACCTGGACACGATCCCCGATCGTGATGCACCCTGCGATGCGGACTGCTCGTTCCTGAACGACCCGCCCACCACCCCGACCGCGACGGAGCCCTTCATGATCACGATCGACCCACCCGTCGACATCGCCTGCACTCTGGACGGCGACGGCTACGCCGAACGCGCTGCCGGCTGGCGGTCGCTGATCGCCGACGCCCCGGCCAGCACAGCCGAGGACGGATTGCGATTCCGGCTCCCCGTCTCGTTGCTGCCGACCGCGACCGAGCTCGCCGTCGCCGAGCAACAGTGCTGTCCGTTCTTCGGGATCGGGTTCGACCTGCACGGATCGCAGTTCGACCTGACCGTGTCCGCGCCGCCGGAGGCTGCCGCCAAGCTCGCGCAGGTGTTCGGCGGGGCGGCGTCATGA
- a CDS encoding mycothiol transferase, which translates to MDTAASPAQNDDLRRRLDELLDEYRTALSASLDGLTEEQARRRLVPSKTTLLGLLKHVCYVEGVWFDQAVTGRSYADVGIASTPDRSFTVTKADTIASIRETHRRRCEASRRRMADLSLADVVDGRGPRTVWALYLQVLRELAQHAGHADILREQILAADRPDADR; encoded by the coding sequence ATGGACACTGCCGCCTCGCCAGCCCAGAACGATGACCTCCGTCGGCGCCTCGACGAGTTGCTCGATGAATATCGCACGGCTCTGTCAGCCAGCCTCGACGGCTTGACCGAGGAGCAGGCACGTCGCCGCTTGGTGCCGTCGAAGACGACGCTGCTCGGCTTGCTCAAACACGTCTGCTATGTCGAAGGCGTCTGGTTCGACCAAGCGGTCACCGGCCGGTCCTACGCCGATGTCGGCATCGCCAGTACTCCGGATCGTTCCTTCACCGTGACCAAGGCAGACACCATTGCGTCGATCCGCGAGACCCACCGCCGGCGATGCGAGGCATCGCGACGCCGGATGGCGGACCTGTCGCTGGCCGATGTCGTCGACGGCCGGGGACCGCGAACCGTCTGGGCGCTCTATCTTCAGGTCCTGCGCGAGCTTGCCCAGCATGCTGGCCACGCAGACATCCTGCGGGAACAGATCCTCGCCGCCGACCGCCCCGACGCCGATCGATGA
- a CDS encoding GNAT family N-acetyltransferase: MPISNEQSADLRIVPANRATAADLDAIYGTRGPGAGCRCQRYKLGRKESFRSVTVAGLRQRQLQQAGCDTPGQETSGLVGYLDDEPVAWCAIEPRPDYQGLVRVFRVPWDGRDEDRTDRSVWAITCLYTRVGFRRRGISGEMAAAAVEFAREHGAAAVEGYPIINRSLPDEGNVGTPDVFRSAGLSEVHRPSLRRLVMRIDFDRS, from the coding sequence GTGCCGATCAGCAACGAGCAATCCGCCGACCTGCGGATCGTTCCGGCGAACCGGGCGACCGCCGCCGATCTCGATGCGATCTACGGGACTCGCGGTCCCGGTGCCGGCTGCCGATGTCAGCGGTACAAGCTGGGCCGGAAGGAGTCGTTCCGCTCGGTGACGGTCGCCGGGCTCCGGCAACGGCAGCTGCAGCAGGCCGGTTGTGACACGCCGGGCCAGGAAACGAGTGGCCTGGTCGGCTACCTCGACGATGAGCCGGTCGCCTGGTGTGCGATCGAACCGCGCCCCGACTACCAGGGACTGGTCCGTGTCTTCCGGGTTCCGTGGGACGGACGCGACGAGGATCGCACCGATCGGTCGGTGTGGGCGATCACCTGCCTGTACACGAGAGTCGGCTTCCGGCGGCGTGGGATCAGCGGCGAGATGGCCGCCGCTGCCGTCGAATTCGCCCGGGAGCACGGCGCTGCCGCGGTCGAGGGATATCCGATCATCAACCGATCCCTGCCCGATGAGGGCAACGTCGGCACGCCGGACGTGTTCCGCTCCGCCGGACTGTCCGAGGTGCATCGGCCGTCGCTGCGTCGGCTGGTGATGCGGATCGACTTCGACCGGTCGTGA
- a CDS encoding MFS transporter, translating into MMSTPNEEFATVTWKERLSFGAGDLATNIAWGALSTYVVFFYTDVIGAAAAAVGTIVLLARLFDGFVDVAMGAVVDRTSTRWGKARPWVLWAAGPFAVALILVFAVPGLKPTPTLIYIAITYILMNIALSAAVIPYGTLNTRMTRDFTERSRLNVTRMFGATLGALIVTVLTLPLVGALGDDQRAWIITFVIFGVLAAALFLITFRNTRERIVDTAPPRDQPGVLESLKLAVRNRYWLLLFAIFIVFSVAESLYTGSTAYFARYFLGDAGFAALMSFMLYIPALVGMLFMQPIYQRFGKIVPMIVGASVFLAGSLIIAIDPTDIRLAVAGSILRGVGRIPIFGAIWGMLPDTIEYGEWKNGRRLEGVLYSAGSMGQKLGYGLGAAALGWIMGAAGYNGLNQTQPESALTAITALFVYVPMALFVVLIILFAAYRLERIYPTVEKDLAERRSMAR; encoded by the coding sequence ATGATGAGCACACCGAACGAAGAGTTCGCCACCGTGACGTGGAAGGAGCGGCTGTCCTTCGGCGCCGGTGATCTTGCCACCAACATCGCCTGGGGTGCGCTGTCCACCTACGTCGTGTTCTTCTACACCGACGTGATCGGGGCGGCCGCTGCCGCAGTCGGCACGATCGTGCTGCTGGCCCGGCTGTTCGACGGATTCGTCGACGTCGCGATGGGAGCGGTGGTGGACCGGACCTCGACCCGCTGGGGTAAGGCGCGCCCCTGGGTGCTGTGGGCGGCCGGGCCGTTCGCCGTCGCGTTGATCTTGGTGTTCGCCGTGCCAGGGCTGAAGCCGACACCGACGCTGATCTACATCGCGATCACCTACATCCTGATGAACATCGCACTCAGCGCGGCCGTGATCCCGTACGGCACGCTGAACACGCGGATGACCCGCGACTTCACCGAACGCTCCCGGCTGAACGTCACCCGGATGTTCGGCGCCACCCTGGGCGCGCTGATCGTCACCGTCCTCACGTTGCCGTTGGTCGGAGCGCTCGGTGATGATCAACGAGCCTGGATCATCACCTTCGTGATCTTCGGCGTGCTGGCCGCGGCGCTGTTTCTGATCACCTTCCGCAACACCCGCGAACGCATCGTCGACACGGCGCCGCCGCGCGACCAACCCGGCGTGCTCGAGTCGCTGAAGCTCGCCGTCCGCAATCGTTACTGGCTGTTGCTGTTCGCGATCTTCATCGTGTTCAGCGTCGCGGAATCGCTGTACACCGGGTCGACGGCCTACTTCGCACGGTACTTCCTGGGCGATGCCGGCTTCGCGGCATTGATGTCGTTCATGCTGTACATCCCGGCATTGGTCGGGATGCTGTTCATGCAGCCGATCTATCAGCGCTTCGGCAAGATCGTTCCGATGATCGTCGGTGCCTCGGTGTTCCTGGCCGGTTCCTTGATCATCGCCATCGATCCGACCGATATCAGGCTGGCGGTCGCCGGGTCGATCCTTCGAGGTGTCGGTCGGATCCCGATCTTCGGCGCCATCTGGGGGATGCTTCCCGACACCATCGAATACGGCGAGTGGAAGAACGGGCGCCGGCTGGAGGGCGTGCTCTACAGTGCGGGCAGCATGGGGCAGAAGCTGGGTTACGGACTCGGAGCTGCAGCGCTCGGCTGGATCATGGGGGCAGCAGGCTACAACGGCCTGAACCAGACCCAGCCGGAGTCCGCCTTGACCGCGATCACGGCACTGTTCGTCTACGTCCCGATGGCACTGTTCGTGGTGTTGATCATCCTCTTCGCCGCCTATCGGCTCGAACGGATCTATCCGACGGTGGAAAAGGACCTGGCCGAGCGTCGATCGATGGCGCGGTGA
- a CDS encoding acyltransferase domain-containing protein, with protein MTSQELNGSDDPEFDRRAGLGLDPNLLPSDADAARLLIKVGVRRRDVPFVLGTRPDPERDPDAWRVLDRGYRLLTASMGRPPIGHRGWPAVRDAGVVGAFAYVWAFLTVVPTVRAHHVALGLTDDESWDSLAARSRRRQ; from the coding sequence ATGACATCGCAGGAGTTGAACGGGTCGGATGACCCGGAGTTCGATCGCAGAGCAGGACTCGGGCTCGATCCGAATCTGTTGCCGTCTGATGCCGACGCTGCGCGGTTGTTGATCAAGGTCGGGGTGCGTCGCCGCGATGTGCCCTTCGTGCTCGGTACGCGGCCCGACCCCGAGCGTGACCCCGACGCCTGGCGAGTGCTGGATCGCGGCTATCGCCTGTTGACGGCGAGCATGGGACGCCCACCGATCGGACATCGTGGGTGGCCGGCAGTTCGCGATGCCGGAGTGGTCGGCGCGTTCGCCTACGTCTGGGCGTTCCTGACTGTGGTGCCGACCGTCCGCGCCCACCATGTCGCGTTAGGACTGACCGATGACGAGTCGTGGGATTCCCTGGCGGCCCGATCCCGCCGGCGGCAGTGA
- a CDS encoding ADP-ribosylglycohydrolase family protein, with the protein MPSLLHSKIHGSLAAGCLADALGAPTEELSRDQIRAAFGGYVTEFHAPLPGAPYANGRAAAQITDDSSQMIMLARLLTRTGAALTPEDMAQLLIEWSKNENYFPHFAGPTTREAIARLERGEDPRQVGRQGTIMTQGASNGAAMRVGPVGLFHHGDPQAAVRTAFTTCVPSHNTPPGVAGAAAIAAAVARACTPGAEIVDIVRAATDGAREGAELGRAEGRDVPGASVERRIDRAVALAVTARDDEQAIDLISDEIGVGLPAAEAVPAAIGFFVAGAGDPVRVARLAANAGGDSDTIGCMAAAIAGAFRGIEAIDEAAVATVERANDLDLSALADELLAAAER; encoded by the coding sequence TTGCCGTCCCTGCTGCATTCCAAGATCCACGGCAGTCTCGCCGCCGGCTGCCTGGCCGACGCACTCGGCGCTCCGACCGAGGAACTGAGCCGCGATCAGATCCGAGCCGCCTTCGGTGGCTACGTCACGGAGTTCCACGCACCCCTGCCCGGTGCGCCGTACGCGAACGGCCGGGCTGCCGCGCAGATCACCGACGACTCCAGCCAGATGATCATGCTCGCGCGGCTGCTGACGCGGACCGGTGCCGCGCTGACGCCGGAGGACATGGCACAGCTGCTGATCGAGTGGTCCAAGAACGAGAACTACTTCCCGCATTTCGCCGGTCCGACCACCCGGGAGGCCATCGCCCGGCTGGAACGGGGCGAGGACCCGCGGCAGGTCGGACGACAGGGAACGATCATGACGCAGGGCGCCAGCAACGGTGCCGCGATGCGGGTCGGGCCTGTCGGACTGTTCCACCACGGCGACCCGCAGGCCGCGGTCCGGACCGCCTTCACCACCTGCGTACCCAGCCACAACACGCCGCCCGGGGTGGCCGGTGCCGCGGCGATCGCAGCCGCCGTCGCCCGGGCCTGCACACCCGGTGCCGAGATCGTCGACATCGTCCGTGCTGCCACCGACGGTGCGCGAGAGGGCGCTGAGCTCGGCCGGGCCGAGGGCCGCGATGTACCGGGCGCCTCGGTCGAGCGCCGGATCGATCGCGCGGTCGCCCTGGCCGTCACCGCCCGCGACGACGAACAGGCGATCGATCTCATCTCCGACGAGATCGGCGTCGGCCTGCCGGCGGCAGAGGCGGTGCCGGCAGCGATCGGATTCTTCGTCGCCGGCGCCGGCGATCCCGTCCGCGTCGCCCGGCTGGCCGCGAACGCCGGCGGGGACAGCGACACCATCGGCTGCATGGCGGCCGCGATCGCCGGAGCCTTTCGAGGCATCGAGGCGATCGACGAAGCCGCCGTCGCGACGGTCGAACGCGCCAACGATCTTGACCTGTCGGCGCTCGCCGACGAACTGCTGGCCGCAGCCGAGCGCTGA
- a CDS encoding carbohydrate kinase family protein, protein MIDDHQPGGRLVVVGDASIDYFVRVPHIAGNDNKAIGSLAGVYGGGMSANLAAAAARQGIAVDLITKTGAGPDTDVALDELRRLGVSLEHSLRDLDHPTWMCFVQLDPSGEKALTGADTGIKLPTIEEIDASIMTGAEIVAPLADDLTWATAVAELAHDHGARVAVDLEPDAFEPEQPQFARLIELSDIVFLNASSAAKLASTGAPAAAGRLLQLGASLVITSAGANGAFSLDRDGVLHRARLRQPVIAVDTTGAGDALAGAFLGALLTGADIHDSLRRAVAQATRCVTAVGGRSYLSDSRRGERFEDLITITTER, encoded by the coding sequence ATGATCGACGATCATCAGCCGGGAGGCCGGCTGGTCGTTGTCGGCGACGCCAGCATCGACTACTTCGTCCGGGTCCCACACATCGCCGGCAACGACAACAAGGCCATCGGTTCGCTGGCCGGGGTGTATGGCGGCGGGATGAGCGCCAACCTGGCTGCCGCTGCCGCCCGGCAGGGCATCGCGGTCGACCTGATCACCAAGACCGGCGCCGGACCTGACACAGACGTGGCCCTGGACGAGTTGCGCCGGCTCGGGGTGTCGCTGGAGCATTCGCTGCGCGATCTCGATCACCCGACCTGGATGTGCTTCGTGCAGCTGGATCCGAGCGGGGAGAAGGCGCTGACCGGTGCGGACACCGGGATCAAGCTGCCGACCATCGAGGAGATCGACGCCTCGATCATGACCGGAGCCGAGATCGTCGCACCGCTGGCCGACGATCTGACGTGGGCGACGGCGGTCGCCGAGCTCGCTCATGATCATGGGGCGCGGGTTGCCGTTGACCTCGAACCGGACGCGTTCGAGCCCGAACAGCCGCAGTTCGCCCGGCTGATCGAGCTCAGCGACATCGTCTTCCTGAATGCCTCCTCGGCGGCCAAACTGGCGTCGACCGGGGCACCGGCTGCGGCCGGTCGCCTGCTCCAGCTCGGAGCGAGCCTCGTGATCACCAGTGCGGGCGCGAACGGCGCCTTCAGCCTGGATCGCGACGGTGTCCTGCACCGGGCCCGACTGCGACAGCCGGTGATTGCCGTCGACACCACCGGCGCCGGAGACGCGTTGGCCGGAGCCTTCCTCGGGGCGCTGCTCACCGGTGCCGACATCCACGACAGCCTGCGCCGCGCCGTGGCGCAGGCGACCCGCTGCGTGACCGCCGTCGGCGGTCGGAGCTATCTGTCCGACTCGCGGCGCGGCGAGCGGTTCGAAGACCTGATCACGATCACCACTGAGAGGTAA
- a CDS encoding thioesterase family protein, with amino-acid sequence MTTAATSYYRRTSPTTFAPTEHVQGAWRETEQHMGPVSGLLTHALETTSPRPDLQLCRISYEILGVIAADESTVEVEVVRPGRTIEMLEARMIIGGRTAVRATGWRLAIGDTAAVAGGQPEPLPAPNTWPSSDISTFWSGGYIDSLDFHIDPASEPGSCRAWLSTEIDLVEGEPSSDLARFTALVDAANGIAARQPPKEWLYPNTDLTLHFFRTPRFAEDDHRVGLDARAIWGPSGVGLTSTTLYDAAGPVGRAEQILTVRPMP; translated from the coding sequence GTGACGACTGCAGCAACCAGCTACTACCGACGGACCTCGCCGACCACGTTCGCACCGACCGAACATGTCCAGGGCGCCTGGCGGGAGACCGAGCAACACATGGGTCCGGTCTCCGGATTGCTCACCCACGCGCTGGAGACGACCAGTCCGCGTCCGGATCTGCAACTGTGCCGGATCAGCTACGAGATCCTCGGCGTGATCGCAGCCGACGAGTCCACCGTCGAGGTCGAGGTGGTCCGACCCGGGCGAACCATCGAGATGCTGGAGGCTCGGATGATCATCGGCGGCCGGACCGCGGTCCGGGCGACCGGTTGGCGGCTGGCGATCGGTGACACCGCAGCCGTCGCCGGCGGGCAGCCCGAACCGCTTCCGGCGCCGAACACCTGGCCGAGCAGCGACATCTCGACCTTCTGGTCCGGCGGTTACATCGACAGCCTGGATTTCCACATCGACCCGGCCTCGGAGCCCGGTAGCTGCCGGGCCTGGCTGAGCACCGAGATCGACCTGGTCGAGGGAGAGCCGTCCTCCGATCTGGCCCGCTTCACCGCGCTGGTGGATGCGGCCAACGGCATCGCCGCCCGGCAGCCGCCGAAGGAGTGGCTCTACCCGAACACCGACCTGACCCTGCACTTCTTCCGGACCCCGCGGTTCGCCGAAGATGATCATCGGGTCGGGCTGGATGCACGGGCGATCTGGGGACCGTCCGGTGTCGGGCTGACCTCGACCACCCTGTACGACGCCGCCGGCCCGGTCGGCCGCGCCGAACAGATCCTGACCGTCCGCCCGATGCCATGA
- a CDS encoding YnfA family protein produces the protein MTVVRSIILFVVAAVFEIGGAWLVWQGVREHRGWAWIGAGVIALGIYGFVATLQPDAHFGRILAAYGGVFVAGSLIWAMGVDGYRPDRWDIIGALLCLAGVAVIMYAPRTR, from the coding sequence ATGACCGTCGTCCGATCGATCATCCTGTTCGTCGTCGCGGCGGTCTTCGAGATCGGCGGCGCCTGGCTGGTCTGGCAGGGGGTTCGCGAGCATCGCGGCTGGGCCTGGATCGGCGCCGGCGTGATCGCCCTCGGCATCTACGGGTTCGTCGCCACCCTGCAGCCCGACGCCCACTTCGGCCGGATCCTGGCTGCCTACGGTGGCGTGTTCGTCGCCGGCTCGCTGATCTGGGCGATGGGTGTCGACGGCTACCGGCCCGACCGCTGGGACATCATCGGTGCCCTGCTCTGTCTTGCCGGCGTCGCTGTGATCATGTACGCCCCACGCACCCGTTGA
- a CDS encoding S9 family peptidase yields the protein MTSDSAQHPSTDQHPSTDLVAPIAERRPFTRSHHGDQVNDPYEWLRDSDDPAVIGYLEAENAYTEAMTTQLAGLREEIFDDIRSRTQETDLSVPGFSKHTDGSAYWYYTRTVHGSEYPIFCRAAAADPLQPPDVDGEIAGEQVLLDANAEAGDSEFFSLGAFSVSPTGKLLAYSVDETGNERFQLRFLDLESGKRSDEVIDNVAYGAAWAGDDHLFYTRADDAWRPFQVLRHRLGTDAGDDAEVFAEPDERFWVGVGSSRDRDWIVIDAGSKLTSEVRLLPSNDPESEPRIVAPRRQGVEYQVEPAGDRLLILHNDGAEDFALAQAPLDSTDHDQWRPVLGHQPGVRLQEVDAYAGHVVVGLRRNGLTGIHVIGRDAGGELGEGWDIDFDEPLFTVYPSASSYYASPSIRLSYTSMVTPNSIYDYRVADRELILRKVTPVLDHPTRGGYRSDDYVQTRDWATAADGTKVPISIVRAKDTPLDGTAPAVIYGYGSYEIPIDPEFSIPVLSFLDRGFVYAIAHIRGGGELGRHWYDQGKTGTKINTFTDFVACARHLVDAGYTSVDRLAARGGSAGGLLMGAVANLAPDAFRAIHAAVPFVDPLTSILMPELPLTVTEWEEWGDPLHDASVYAYMKSYSPYENVAHKDYPAILATTSLHDTRVLFTEPAKWIAALRQTATNGPDRPILLKTEMSAGHGGASGRYQRWKETAFDYAWIISQVRPG from the coding sequence GTGACCAGCGATTCCGCTCAGCATCCCAGCACCGATCAGCATCCCAGCACCGACCTTGTCGCCCCGATCGCCGAACGCCGCCCGTTCACCCGGTCCCATCACGGCGACCAGGTCAACGATCCCTACGAGTGGTTGCGGGACTCCGACGATCCGGCGGTGATCGGTTATCTCGAGGCCGAGAACGCCTACACCGAGGCGATGACCACCCAGCTGGCCGGCCTACGGGAAGAGATCTTCGACGACATCCGGTCGCGCACCCAGGAGACCGACCTCAGCGTCCCCGGCTTCAGCAAGCACACCGACGGATCGGCCTACTGGTACTACACCCGCACGGTGCATGGCTCGGAGTATCCGATCTTCTGCCGAGCCGCGGCAGCTGATCCGCTGCAGCCGCCGGACGTGGACGGCGAGATCGCCGGCGAGCAGGTGCTGTTGGACGCCAACGCCGAGGCCGGCGACAGCGAGTTCTTCTCGCTCGGTGCGTTCAGTGTCTCCCCCACCGGCAAGCTGTTGGCCTACTCCGTCGACGAGACCGGCAACGAACGCTTCCAGTTGCGGTTCCTCGATCTGGAGAGCGGCAAACGTTCCGACGAGGTGATCGACAACGTCGCCTACGGCGCGGCCTGGGCCGGTGATGATCATCTGTTCTACACCCGGGCCGACGACGCCTGGCGACCGTTCCAGGTGCTGCGGCATCGGCTCGGCACCGACGCCGGCGACGATGCCGAGGTGTTCGCCGAACCGGACGAACGGTTCTGGGTGGGTGTCGGCAGCAGTCGGGACCGGGACTGGATCGTGATCGATGCCGGCAGCAAGCTGACCAGCGAGGTCCGGCTGTTGCCGAGCAACGATCCGGAATCGGAGCCGCGGATCGTCGCACCCCGTCGACAGGGCGTGGAGTATCAGGTGGAGCCGGCCGGTGACCGATTGCTGATCTTGCACAACGACGGTGCCGAGGACTTCGCCCTGGCCCAGGCTCCGCTCGATTCCACCGACCATGATCAGTGGCGACCGGTCCTCGGTCATCAGCCCGGTGTCCGTCTGCAGGAGGTGGACGCCTACGCCGGTCATGTCGTCGTCGGTCTGCGGCGCAACGGACTGACCGGGATCCACGTGATCGGCCGGGACGCCGGCGGTGAGCTCGGCGAGGGTTGGGACATCGACTTCGACGAGCCGCTGTTCACCGTCTACCCGTCGGCCTCCAGCTACTACGCCAGCCCGTCGATCCGGCTCTCCTACACCTCGATGGTGACGCCGAACTCGATCTACGACTACCGCGTCGCTGACCGCGAATTGATCTTGCGCAAGGTGACACCGGTCCTTGATCATCCGACCCGTGGCGGCTACCGCTCCGACGACTACGTCCAAACTCGGGACTGGGCGACCGCCGCGGACGGCACCAAGGTGCCGATCTCGATCGTGCGGGCCAAGGACACCCCACTGGACGGCACGGCGCCGGCCGTGATCTACGGCTACGGTTCCTACGAGATCCCGATCGATCCGGAATTCTCCATCCCGGTGCTGTCCTTCCTGGACCGTGGTTTCGTCTACGCGATCGCACACATCCGCGGCGGTGGTGAGCTCGGCCGGCACTGGTACGACCAGGGCAAGACCGGGACCAAGATCAACACCTTCACCGATTTCGTGGCCTGTGCCCGGCATCTGGTCGACGCCGGCTACACCAGTGTCGATCGACTGGCCGCTCGTGGCGGCAGCGCCGGCGGGCTGCTGATGGGCGCGGTGGCCAACCTCGCCCCGGACGCGTTCCGGGCGATCCACGCCGCGGTGCCGTTCGTCGATCCGCTGACCTCGATCCTGATGCCCGAGTTGCCACTCACGGTGACCGAGTGGGAAGAATGGGGTGACCCGCTGCACGATGCCTCGGTCTATGCCTACATGAAGTCCTACAGCCCGTACGAGAACGTTGCCCACAAGGACTATCCGGCGATCCTGGCCACCACCAGCCTGCATGACACCCGGGTGCTCTTCACCGAACCGGCGAAGTGGATCGCGGCACTGCGCCAGACCGCGACCAACGGCCCGGATCGTCCGATCCTGCTGAAGACCGAGATGTCAGCCGGACACGGCGGCGCCAGCGGCCGTTACCAACGGTGGAAGGAAACCGCCTTCGACTACGCCTGGATCATCTCCCAGGTTCGTCCGGGCTGA
- a CDS encoding GntR family transcriptional regulator, with the protein MTSRPGRGPLYRAIQSEIQRDILNGTLKPGDWLPSESQLRARYGVSQTSVRRAFQELQRLGLVERFHGRGSIVASNEIRAMSPMLGLGRELRHRGFTIRPELLSNAEQAADEEIAGALDIPVGATVVHIERRYWIGDDPFVFLDHHLTPQPGIDFTEFTGDSLYAFLTVRDAQPTHAHERVSAVNLSAAEAEQLTVEPGTAAMLRQRTSFGADQRPTEFTRYILRGDLYHLDIDLRNEL; encoded by the coding sequence ATGACCAGTCGTCCGGGGCGTGGACCGCTCTACCGCGCAATCCAGAGCGAGATCCAGCGCGACATCCTGAACGGGACGCTGAAGCCCGGAGACTGGTTGCCGTCGGAGAGTCAGCTCCGGGCCCGTTACGGCGTGTCCCAGACATCGGTCCGTCGTGCCTTCCAGGAACTGCAGCGACTCGGCCTGGTGGAGCGGTTCCATGGGCGCGGCAGCATCGTCGCGTCGAACGAGATCCGGGCGATGAGCCCGATGCTCGGCCTCGGCCGGGAACTGCGCCATCGTGGCTTCACGATCCGGCCCGAGCTGCTCAGCAACGCCGAACAGGCGGCCGACGAGGAGATCGCCGGAGCCCTCGACATCCCGGTCGGCGCGACCGTCGTACACATCGAGCGGCGCTACTGGATCGGTGACGACCCGTTCGTCTTCCTTGATCATCATCTGACCCCGCAGCCGGGCATCGACTTCACCGAATTCACCGGCGACTCGCTGTACGCCTTCCTCACGGTGCGTGATGCCCAGCCCACCCATGCCCACGAGCGGGTCAGCGCGGTGAACCTGTCCGCGGCCGAGGCCGAACAGCTGACCGTCGAGCCGGGCACGGCAGCAATGCTGCGGCAACGGACCTCGTTCGGCGCCGACCAACGGCCGACGGAGTTCACCCGCTACATCCTGCGCGGTGATCTGTACCACCTGGACATCGACCTGCGGAACGAGCTGTGA